Proteins from a single region of Neodiprion virginianus isolate iyNeoVirg1 chromosome 4, iyNeoVirg1.1, whole genome shotgun sequence:
- the LOC124301760 gene encoding uncharacterized protein LOC124301760 has product MSTTLKKRSLSGNVGVVVFLIGLVCICVSFGTPAWLVSDYRIPGAQLDKLGLWTHCFRSLANPIEANPRRYFVGCRWVYDPFTAGYSDIRGFLLPPFMVATQTFFTLAFLLSIVSFGLVLLYALCSDPEQRHYILLIQIISYLLLVAGISGCLAVIIFACLGNTDHWMPGHVNNFFGWSFGLGVVGSVVLLIASTLFFVETNIQRKKREYLKESQTRFQLESQA; this is encoded by the exons ATGAGCACCACGTTGAAGAAGAGAAGTTTGTCCGGCAATGTGGGAGTGGTTGTATTTTTGATAGGTTTAGTGTGCATCTGCGTGAGTTTTGGCACCCCAGCGTGGCTTGTAAGTGATTATCGGATACCGGGAGCACAATTGGATAAACTGGGCTTATGGACCCACTGTTTCCGATCTCTGGCAAATCCAATAGAGGCTAACCCTCGACGCTATTTCGTCGGATGCAGATGGGTCTACGATCCGTTCACAGCGGGCTACTCGGATATTCGAGGATTCCTTTTGCCTC CTTTTATGGTAGCAACGCAGACTTTCTTTACTCTGGCTTTCTTGCTGTCAATCGTGTCATTTGGATTGGTACTGCTATATGCTCTTTGCAGTGACCCTGAGCAACGACATTATATTCTATTGATACAAATAATTAGCTACCTACTGCTGGTCGCTGGAATTAGCGGGTGTTTAGCTGTTATTATATTTGCATGCCTTGGCAACACTGACCATTGGATGCCTGGGCATGTGAACAACTTTTTTGGTTGGTCATTCGGATTAGGTGTTGTTGGAAGCGTTGTCTTGCTGATAGCTAGTACTTTATTCTTTGTCGAAACTAATATTCAGCGCAAGAAACGCGAGTATCTTAAAGAATCCCAAACGCGCTTCCAGCTGGAATCTCAGGCCTAA
- the LOC124301757 gene encoding uncharacterized protein LOC124301757 — translation MTVMLLQRSATPQSTHSQNNNNNNSTKPPFLFLLEQGAAEQRNNINNNNKSATINRNNSVVIGNLTAASSQNRNIGGGDLGGSIGVAGGQIPGEDIAMRYYRLWIYACNVVLLGSALGFVAAGARTLIFSGDTRRRLVPGVPGLFDPTTLYAVLALVAQLGLVQLLGCVAARRLSARLLNAYWLLLLALLFGDAVVGVAWVFRFEKMRAELRPTLRLRLQTEYGKETRFSEQWDRLQREFGCCGVTGPRDFTSRWPQSCCFAIANMSDTCQQPYSKGCDESLLRWLRRTADLLFVLGFCVIAFTKLCFLGILRYEIREMIQKIRLLREPPPPPTPFAQPLAQIVPDPTNNNGSILRRTTLQPTTASSGNATLLLQPDECGGGRHPLLAHALQDGGADSDTNSHCALILEETNPSPANHNCTSKEKSNGNNNYEMREFNRRLLFSNGNSQVLGVGGTVQNRHT, via the exons ATGACGGTGATGCTGCTGCAACGCTCCGCGACGCCGCAATCAACGCACAGccaaaataacaacaataacaatagcaCCAAACCACCGTTTTTATTCCTGTTAGAACAAGGCGCAGCAGAGCAAAGAAATAACataaacaacaataataaaagtgCGACGATTAACCGCAACAACAGTGTAGTCATCGGTAACTTAACAGCTGCCTCGTCACAAAATAGAAACATCGGGGGCGGTGACTTGGGAGGCAGCATCGGTGTTGCAGGTGGTCAAATTCCAGGCGAGGACATCGCGATGCGATATTATCGACTCTGGATCTATGCCTGCAATGTTGTCCTCCTAGGAAGTGCTCTCGGCTTTGTTGCCGCCGGTGCACGAACCCTTATCTTTTCTGGAGATACAAGACGCCGCCTAGTCCCTGGTGTACCAGGCCTCTTTGACCCGACCACCCTCTACGCTGTGCTTGCACTCGTGGCACAATTGGGTCTTGTGCAATTGCTCGGTTGCGTGGCAGCCCGAAGACTGAGTGCCCGTCTCTTAAACGCCTACTGGCTCTTGCTCCTTGCTCTTTTGTTTGGCGACGCTGTTGTGGGAGTCGCCTGGGTCTTCCGTTTTGAGAAAATGAGGGCTGAGCTGCGACCAACTCTTAGACTTCGACTGCAGACAGAATATGGAAAGGAAACACGATTCAGCGAGCAATGGGACAGACTTCAGAGAGAATTTGGTTGTTGCGGTGTCACTGGACCAAGAGATTTCACATCGCGATGGCCGCAGAGTTGTTGTTTTGCAATCGCAAACATGAGTGACACTTGTCAACAGCCTTATTCAAAAGGATGCGACGAATCATTGCTTCGCTGGCTAAGAAGAACTGCTGATTTACTGTTCGTACTTGGATTCTGTGTCATTGCCTTTACCAAGCTTTGCTTTCTTGGCATTTTGCGATATGAAATTCGCGAAATGATACAGAAGATACGACTACTTCGTGAACCTCCACCGCCTCCAACACCGTTCGCACAACCTCTAGCTCAAATTGTTCCTGATCCAACTAACAATAATGGAAGTATTCTACGCCGCACAACTTTGCAACCAACTACTGCTAGCTCTG GAAACGCAACGCTGTTGTTACAGCCTGACGAATGTGGAGGTGGAAGACATCCCCTACTGGCGCATGCTCTGCAAGATGGGGGTGCGGATAGTGATACAAATAGCCATTGTGCTCTGATACTTGAAGAAACAAATCCTTCACCTGCGAACCACAACTGCAcatcaaaagaaaaaagcaacgGAAATAACAATTATGAAATGCGAGAATTTAATAGGAGATTATTGTTTTCCAATGGAAACAGCCAGGTGCTGGGCGTAGGAGGCACGGTACAAAATAGACACACCTGA